Below is a window of Candidatus Margulisiibacteriota bacterium DNA.
GGCCAGCTCTGGCATAAATATTTTCCCGAGTTCGAAATGACCGAAGAGAACGCAATCAGGATCGCCCTCGATCCGGTCAACTCACTTTACGCCGTGGCTCTTGTCTGCGATGCAAAATTAGATGATTTAAACAAAACCGTTTTCAGCAACCCGAACGTCGGCCTGCCGAGCGACGTTTATCCGTATATAAAAAATCCTGAGGACGCCAGGCGCTATCTGATGATCGAGCTGATGGGCCATTTGCGGGCTTTCCCCGAAGTGGGGATAAACTTTCCGAACGCTTTCCCTTTCAATATAGACTCCTGGAATCTCGGGCTGGGCGCTTCTTATAATTTATTGATCAGCCGAATACTGGGCGAAAACAGCGCCCTGCCCTATTTAAAAGGGAGCTTTGTGGTAGATTCAGGCGAGAAGTTAGACGCTTTTCACCACAGAAAACCAGAAAAATTCCCGGCGATAATGTGGACGTTGACGCGCAATGATTGATCGCGGATTCGGGAAACAGTCAACAGCGAAACTAATCTTTGATCGGGAACAAGATCCTTATCGCCGTGACGTTTGACAGCGCTGTATTCGCCCAGGCGGGAACATCTCCGGTCAGGTCATAGTCGTCAAATTCCTCCGCCGGCATCGGCTGCCAATTATCTTTCCCTTTCAATTTAACCTCGACCAGGAAACGGCCTAACAATTTATTTTCCCAGTCGTCAGCCAGCAGATCGTTCTCACCGTAGACCGGGCGGAGGAAATATTTAAATAATGGGGCTGTTCCTTCGAGCGACGCCCCGCCGACCTCCGCCGGGCCGACGACCAGCCACTGGGTCAGCTCCCGGACCGACTTCATCGTCTGCCCGTGGAGAGAGGGAACGATCTGAAAGCCGCCGATCTTCCCCAGGCGCGAAGTACAAACATCGATCACCCCGGGATGGTTGGCCCGGAGCCGGCCGACCGAGGCGTACTTGGTCCCGTCAAAGCGCCCGACCCCAATGACCGGGCGAAGGACCTCGCCGATCACTTTTTCCCCGCCGGCAAAATAATTCACGGTCACTTTACCGCCGAACTTGTTCTCAAAAATGATCTCTTTGGGTTGATCGGCCGCCCGCTCGACCATAATATAGAGCTTGTCGTTCAGTTGAGGGACATAGCCTACCGGCAGCGGCACGATGGCATAACCGGGACGCGACAACATAACCCGGTTCCCCACGAACGGCGAGTATTCCCCGCCAAAGATCGACTCCCCGGCCGGGATATCGGTATAGAGCGAGGAATCGGAGCTTAAGTAAGAGCGATATCGGGACTGGGTCTTGAGGAATTCCCTGGGGAGGAGGCTGAAGATGACACCAGAACCGGTCGCCGCGCCAAGCGCGGTCTTGATGTGGATAGCATTGACCGCGGTGGCCGCTATCCGCCCATCGCCAACCCAGCGTGAAGCGGCATACCCTTCGGGATTAGTTTTAATTGTCGGATAAACCACTTTACCCAGTTGAACGTAACTTTTCCCGCCGTCGGCGCTGACCTCGACCGTCCCCCCCGCCTGGTTCCAGATCTTAATCCGGTACTGCTCCTTGAAAATAGGGGTATTCTCGTGGTCCAACGGAGAGAGCGCGAAAGCCGGAGCAGTAACATCCAACATCAAACATCCAACCTCAAAACAAATGGCAACGATCAAACAACAAATACCAAAATATTTGGTTATTGGAAATTGATATTTGATATTTGTTTTGAAGTTGGAAGTTGGAAGTTTGAAGTTCTTCAAGACCTTAACAATTCTATGAAGGTCCGCACCGGCACACCGGTCGCCCCTTCCGGTAAGTACCCGCGCCCCTTGTTGAGGAAAGCGGTCCCGGCGATATCGAGATGGGCCCAGGCGGTCTCACCGACAAATTTAGCCAGGAAAGCGGCGCCGCTGGAAGGGGACGCCTTACCGGTCCCGGAAGTGTTCTTCAAGTCGGCGATTTTGCTTTTCAAAGCTTCTTTGTATTCGTCATAGAGCGGCAGCTGCCACATCTTCTGGCCGCAGTTGTTGCCCGCCGCGATCACCCGGTCGATCAGCGCCTGGTCATTGCCGATCACCGCCGTGGCCGCATCCCCCAGGGCGACAATACAGCCGCCGGTCAGGGTCGCCACATCTATTAGTTTGGTCGCGCCCCTTTTTTTGGCGTAAGTGATCGCGTCGGCCAGGATCATCCGCCCTTCGGCGTCGGTGTTGGTCACTTCGATCGTATAGCCCGCCAGGGAGGAGACGACATCGCCCGGCTTGGTCGCGTGGCCGGAAGGCATATTCTCGGTCAGCGGGATAACACCCAGGACGTTCTTCTTCGGCTTCAGGTCGGAGAGCAGGCTCATCACGCCGAGCACGGCGGCCGCCCCGGCCATGTCGGACTTCATCTCGTCCATATTCTTGGATGGCTTAAGCGAAATGCCGCCGGAATCAAAAGTGATCCCCTTGCCGATCAGGGCGATCTTGGCCTTGGAGCGCGGATCGCCGCGGTATTCCAGGGCAACGAGGCGCGGCGGCTGGTTCGAACCCTTGGCCACTGCCCAGAGCGCCTCCATCCCCGCTTTTTTCGGGTCAAGGACGGTGAACTTTAAACCGTTGATCCGGGCGATCTTTCTGGCCAGTTCGGCAAAACGGACCGGGGTCATCCGGTTGGACGGCTCATTGACCAGGTCACGCGCGTGGTTCTCCGCTTCGGCAATGATCAGGCCGAGCTTGGCCCCCCGGCTGATGGCGCCAAGCTTTGTCCGGTCGTGATCGACCAGCACCAGCTCTTTGACCGCGAACTGCGGCTCGTCGTTATCTTTGGCATAGCCGGCGAACTTATACAAGCCAAGGATCGCCCCTTCAACCAGCGCCTTGGCCGCCTCTTCCGGATCAAGGTCGCCGCAGCCGCAACCGTGGACGATCGTCACGACCCGTCCGGCTTTGATCTCTTGGGCTTTTTTGATCAGCGCGGCCGCCGCCCGGCGTCCCGCTTCCAGGTCAAATTTATCCTGCTTACCCAGGCCGAGGACGGCCACCTTGCGTACTTTCAATTTACCCGGGCAATGGATGACGGTGATCTTATCCGCCTTACCGTCGATCTCGCCATCTTTGATCAGGCGGCTGATCATCCCGCCGAGGGCCTGGTCCGCCACCGCGGTCGCGCCAGTCGGCTTCTTGACCCCCGCGAATAAACCGACGACCAACAGGTCGCCGCTGATCCCAGTCAGCGAGCCGCTCTCTACCCTGATCTTCACTAGAACTTCACCTTGGGGGCTTCTTTAGCCTCCTTGGCCGCTTCAAAGAAAGCTTTCTCCCGCTCAAAACCGAACATGCTCACAAAGAAAGCGGTCGGCAAGGTCTTGGCAGTAACATTGTATTCCTGGACGGCGTCGTTATAGCGCATCCGGGCGACCGAGATCCGGTTCTCCGTGCCGGCCAACTCGTCCTGCAGGGCCCGGAAATTCTCGGCAGCCTTTAATTGCGGATAGTTCTCGGCGACCGCCATCAACCGGCCGAGAAAACCTTCCATCTGGTTCGCCGCGGCAACCTTCTCGTTGGTGTTGCTGGCGCCGGCCCAAGCGGTCCGCGCCTTGGCCACGTTCTCAAAAAGTTCTTTTTCATGCGTCGCGTAACCCTTGACCGTTTCGACGAGGTTCGGGACCAGATCGTAGCGCCGCTGGAGCTGCGTTTCGACCTGCGCCCAATTAGTTTTGACGTTCTGGTCCTTACCGACCAAACCGTTATAAAGACCGACCAGCCACATCCCACCCACCAGAACAACGACCAGTATCCCAATTAACCATTTCCACATACTATTTCCTCCTTCGTGATTGGAATCCTGCGACTGAACGTCGCGGCTTCCAATCATATTCAGGAAACCGCGAAGTTTATTCGCCGGTTTCCTGAATGTTTACCAACTTCTCCCCGCACCACCACCACCACTGCCCCCGCCGCCAAACCTCCCCGAACCGCTCGACCAACCACCGCCACCAAAACCGGAAATTCTGGTATATGATAACACAAAACCGAGGCAGGCTCCAACCAACGCCCCAACGCCGCCAAAGAGCATAAAGCCGAAAACCGCCCCCACCCCGGCGCCAAACAGCCCGGCCACGATCCCCGAAGCAAAAGTGGAAAGGATAACTATGATGACAAAAGCAATATTGATCGTGAACTCCGGATCGAACTTACCTGTCCAGGACAAATGGGTAGCCCCTGCGCCGGCTAAGACCTCGCCTTCTTCGCTCGCCCGGCCGGAGATCCGGTCGGCTAAAGCGGTGACCGTGTTCAGCAATCCGGCAGAGTAGTTCCCTTGTTTGAAGTA
It encodes the following:
- a CDS encoding TPM domain-containing protein, with amino-acid sequence MKRVLLCWCLLCSAALAAAPDLPLSRGFVNDYIGLLDASSSQKIAEVCRQLEKQTSAEIALAIVATVAPLDSKEYAVKLFEKWGIGKKNKDNGLLVLFARDERRVEVEVGYGLEGIITDARAGRILDEYAIPYFKQGNYSAGLLNTVTALADRISGRASEEGEVLAGAGATHLSWTGKFDPEFTINIAFVIIVILSTFASGIVAGLFGAGVGAVFGFMLFGGVGALVGACLGFVLSYTRISGFGGGGWSSGSGRFGGGGSGGGGAGRSW
- a CDS encoding leucyl aminopeptidase, whose protein sequence is MKIRVESGSLTGISGDLLVVGLFAGVKKPTGATAVADQALGGMISRLIKDGEIDGKADKITVIHCPGKLKVRKVAVLGLGKQDKFDLEAGRRAAAALIKKAQEIKAGRVVTIVHGCGCGDLDPEEAAKALVEGAILGLYKFAGYAKDNDEPQFAVKELVLVDHDRTKLGAISRGAKLGLIIAEAENHARDLVNEPSNRMTPVRFAELARKIARINGLKFTVLDPKKAGMEALWAVAKGSNQPPRLVALEYRGDPRSKAKIALIGKGITFDSGGISLKPSKNMDEMKSDMAGAAAVLGVMSLLSDLKPKKNVLGVIPLTENMPSGHATKPGDVVSSLAGYTIEVTNTDAEGRMILADAITYAKKRGATKLIDVATLTGGCIVALGDAATAVIGNDQALIDRVIAAGNNCGQKMWQLPLYDEYKEALKSKIADLKNTSGTGKASPSSGAAFLAKFVGETAWAHLDIAGTAFLNKGRGYLPEGATGVPVRTFIELLRS
- a CDS encoding LemA family protein; this translates as MWKWLIGILVVVLVGGMWLVGLYNGLVGKDQNVKTNWAQVETQLQRRYDLVPNLVETVKGYATHEKELFENVAKARTAWAGASNTNEKVAAANQMEGFLGRLMAVAENYPQLKAAENFRALQDELAGTENRISVARMRYNDAVQEYNVTAKTLPTAFFVSMFGFEREKAFFEAAKEAKEAPKVKF